The following proteins are encoded in a genomic region of Actinomadura sp. NAK00032:
- a CDS encoding cytochrome b/b6 domain-containing protein, with the protein MHRHDTRGHEEVREAGASRWLLRFTRAERSIHHVTALLMLVCLLTAALLYLPVLSTLVGRREMVKTVHVWCGFALPVPIVLGLLSRAFRADLGRLNRFAPHDWEWLRRGDRRAVQGGRGILPVGKFNAGQKLNAAFTAGAILVMLGTGEIMTFPDPWGDRWRTGATFVHDWLFLAVVVVTAGHLWEALRDRDALTGMLTGRVDRRWAARHHAAWGDSEAPGEPHSTEPRGSGTHGAGTHGRHRGGT; encoded by the coding sequence ATGCACCGACATGACACGCGCGGGCACGAGGAGGTCCGGGAGGCGGGTGCGTCGCGTTGGCTGCTGCGGTTCACGCGGGCGGAGCGATCGATCCACCATGTGACCGCACTCCTGATGCTCGTCTGCCTGCTGACCGCCGCGCTGCTCTATCTGCCGGTCCTGTCGACGCTGGTGGGCCGCAGGGAGATGGTCAAGACCGTCCACGTGTGGTGCGGGTTCGCGCTGCCCGTGCCCATCGTGCTGGGCTTGCTGTCACGTGCGTTCAGGGCCGACCTCGGACGGTTGAACAGGTTCGCCCCGCACGACTGGGAATGGCTCAGACGCGGCGACCGCAGGGCCGTGCAGGGCGGGCGGGGGATCCTGCCGGTGGGCAAGTTCAACGCCGGGCAGAAGCTCAACGCGGCGTTCACCGCGGGCGCGATCCTCGTCATGCTCGGCACCGGCGAGATCATGACGTTCCCCGACCCGTGGGGTGACCGGTGGCGGACGGGGGCCACGTTCGTCCACGACTGGCTCTTCCTCGCCGTCGTCGTGGTGACGGCCGGGCACTTGTGGGAGGCGCTGCGGGATCGTGACGCGCTCACCGGGATGCTGACCGGGCGGGTGGACCGCCGCTGGGCAGCGCGCCACCACGCCGCCTGGGGCGACAGTGAGGCGCCTGGCGAGCCGCACAGCACCGAGCCGCGCGGCTCCGGAACGCACGGCGCCGGAACGCACGGGCGGCACCGGGGCGGCACCTGA
- a CDS encoding molybdopterin-dependent oxidoreductase, with protein sequence MSEHERTQGSPVGRRVVLGMLGIGVAGVAVGASVQDKVSRTLAPVGPIGDVLPAAGGFRYYSVTDGVKRHSAATHRVTVSGLVAKPQAFRLADLARLPQTVIDRDFQCVTGWRVPDVHWVGVALPDLLDAVGVSPQARAVRFTSFDGVYTESLTLEQARRRDVLVATQMDGKPVTHDHGGPTRLYVAPMYGYKSLKWLGGIELTNRVEPGYWENLGYDVDAWVGRSNGRNDAPT encoded by the coding sequence GTGAGTGAGCATGAGCGGACACAGGGCAGCCCGGTCGGGCGGCGGGTCGTGCTGGGGATGCTCGGCATCGGCGTCGCGGGAGTCGCCGTGGGAGCGTCCGTCCAGGACAAGGTGAGCCGGACGCTGGCACCGGTCGGCCCGATCGGGGACGTCCTGCCGGCCGCAGGCGGTTTCCGCTACTACTCCGTCACGGACGGTGTGAAGCGGCACAGCGCGGCGACCCACCGCGTGACCGTTAGTGGCCTCGTCGCCAAGCCCCAGGCGTTCCGGCTGGCCGATCTGGCGCGGCTTCCCCAAACGGTCATCGACCGCGATTTCCAGTGCGTGACGGGCTGGCGGGTGCCGGATGTGCATTGGGTGGGAGTCGCCCTGCCCGACCTGCTGGACGCGGTCGGCGTGTCACCGCAGGCGCGCGCCGTGCGGTTCACGTCGTTCGACGGCGTCTACACCGAGTCGCTGACGCTGGAACAGGCACGGCGCAGGGACGTCCTGGTGGCGACGCAGATGGACGGCAAGCCGGTAACCCACGATCACGGCGGCCCCACCCGCCTCTACGTGGCGCCCATGTACGGCTACAAGTCGCTGAAATGGCTCGGCGGCATCGAACTGACCAACAGGGTGGAGCCCGGCTACTGGGAGAACCTCGGTTACGACGTGGACGCCTGGGTCGGACGGTCGAACGGACGTAACGATGCACCGACATGA
- a CDS encoding HhH-GPD-type base excision DNA repair protein, whose translation MATKVQLAQRPEADELLGRSPLAALVGMLLDQQIPMEWAFSGPYTITQRLGSDDLDAHEIAAYDPERFAAVLSEKPAVHRYPGSMAKRVQQLCQYLVENYDGDAEKVWKGVDSGKELYKRLNGLPGFGKQKAQIFLALLGKQYGVRPEGWREAAGAYGEEGSHRSVADITGPESLAQVRAFKQEQKAAAKAAK comes from the coding sequence ATGGCCACGAAGGTTCAACTCGCACAGCGTCCAGAAGCCGACGAGCTGCTCGGACGCAGCCCGCTGGCGGCGCTGGTGGGCATGCTGCTCGACCAGCAGATCCCGATGGAGTGGGCCTTCTCCGGCCCCTACACCATCACGCAGCGGCTCGGTTCGGACGACCTGGACGCGCACGAGATCGCCGCCTACGACCCGGAGCGGTTCGCCGCGGTGCTGTCGGAGAAGCCCGCCGTCCACCGCTACCCCGGCTCGATGGCCAAGCGCGTCCAGCAGCTGTGCCAGTACCTCGTGGAGAACTACGACGGGGACGCCGAGAAGGTGTGGAAGGGCGTCGACAGCGGCAAGGAGCTGTACAAGCGACTGAACGGCCTGCCGGGGTTCGGCAAGCAGAAGGCGCAGATCTTCCTGGCGCTGCTGGGCAAGCAGTACGGCGTCCGGCCGGAGGGCTGGCGCGAGGCCGCCGGCGCCTACGGCGAGGAGGGCTCGCACCGCTCCGTCGCCGACATCACGGGACCGGAGTCCCTGGCCCAGGTGAGGGCCTTCAAGCAGGAGCAGAAGGCCGCCGCCAAAGCCGCCAAGTAG
- a CDS encoding SseB family protein: MLEWSEFARRLGRELAGLERDTILIVREREESRHYVQAMREPDRLYAEAVSNNFLDGPLLLTVADEEVMSDAGWRPPADPAPRNWWTELPEAGAPGGMLGVTDGDYSRLADVMVTALRDVQGVRRPSDLVYESFHRHGTGLIELVGFGIDVADPSRVSKRRAASGGVLPEAGVQPAGPPPAGTPMPLPTDGLPGAEADLLEPRLAEAKANGDNTTYFRLLESADLVLPATASAVEDPDRAEFPTIAIGGDTHVTVFTSPGALARTGDRHPGLYRRTTFARLASGWPDPAWRVAINWGLPSEVLLDSSALVRLSGGPEEPPAAAGPEEASNPYGRVDPNALSGPNPVAGGTAPGLNGSAPEVNGSVPSLNGSVPDLPGADGRHDSYDDSHTAIDPYTVDDLRAALAAGTAEPEAREPAPAAAPPLGAPTDKPADRPSDKPADIPADRPSDDRAPDAQPPAEQRPQDQPRSDPPPAPRPAPEQPVQSAQPAQPANRAPNTPSSPERRPAGAPMRLPHGTRLWRTSSDGDETPLAVYDAIGGVWTQVRADAVPAPWTE, encoded by the coding sequence TTGTTGGAGTGGTCCGAGTTCGCCCGGCGGCTGGGACGTGAGCTGGCGGGGCTCGAGCGCGACACGATCCTCATCGTGCGCGAGCGGGAGGAGAGCCGTCACTACGTCCAGGCCATGCGCGAGCCCGACCGGCTCTACGCCGAGGCCGTGAGCAACAACTTCCTCGACGGGCCGCTGCTGCTCACGGTGGCCGACGAGGAGGTCATGAGCGACGCGGGCTGGCGCCCGCCCGCCGACCCCGCGCCGCGCAACTGGTGGACGGAGCTGCCCGAGGCCGGCGCCCCCGGCGGGATGCTCGGCGTGACGGACGGCGACTACTCGCGGCTGGCCGACGTGATGGTCACGGCCCTGCGCGACGTCCAGGGCGTCCGGCGCCCGTCCGACCTGGTGTACGAATCGTTCCATCGGCACGGGACCGGGCTCATCGAACTCGTCGGGTTCGGTATCGACGTCGCCGACCCGTCCAGGGTGAGCAAGCGGCGCGCCGCGTCCGGCGGGGTCCTGCCCGAGGCCGGCGTGCAGCCGGCCGGTCCTCCCCCGGCGGGGACGCCGATGCCGCTGCCGACGGACGGGCTGCCGGGTGCGGAGGCCGACCTGCTGGAGCCCCGTCTGGCCGAGGCCAAGGCGAACGGTGACAACACCACCTACTTCAGGCTGCTGGAGAGCGCCGACCTCGTGCTCCCCGCGACCGCCTCCGCCGTGGAGGACCCCGACCGCGCCGAGTTCCCCACCATCGCCATCGGCGGCGACACCCACGTCACCGTGTTCACCTCGCCGGGCGCCCTCGCGCGCACCGGCGACCGCCACCCCGGGCTGTACCGGCGCACCACGTTCGCGCGGCTGGCCTCCGGCTGGCCGGATCCAGCGTGGCGCGTGGCGATCAACTGGGGGCTGCCCAGCGAGGTGCTGCTCGACTCGTCAGCCCTCGTCCGGCTGAGCGGCGGCCCGGAGGAGCCTCCTGCGGCGGCAGGGCCGGAGGAGGCGTCCAATCCGTACGGGAGGGTCGATCCCAACGCGCTCTCCGGGCCGAACCCCGTCGCCGGGGGCACGGCCCCAGGGCTGAACGGCTCGGCCCCGGAGGTGAACGGCTCCGTTCCCAGTCTGAACGGTTCCGTCCCCGACCTGCCCGGTGCGGACGGCCGGCACGACTCCTACGACGACTCGCACACGGCGATCGACCCGTACACGGTGGACGACCTGCGGGCGGCACTGGCGGCGGGCACGGCCGAGCCCGAGGCGCGCGAACCGGCACCGGCCGCCGCGCCTCCCCTCGGCGCACCGACCGACAAGCCCGCGGACAGGCCGTCCGACAAGCCCGCGGACATCCCCGCGGACAGGCCGTCCGACGACCGGGCACCGGACGCTCAGCCGCCCGCGGAGCAGCGGCCCCAGGACCAGCCGCGCAGCGATCCGCCGCCGGCGCCCCGGCCTGCCCCCGAGCAGCCCGTGCAGTCCGCTCAGCCCGCTCAACCCGCGAACCGGGCGCCGAACACGCCTTCCTCCCCCGAGAGGCGGCCTGCGGGCGCCCCCATGCGGCTGCCCCACGGCACCCGGCTCTGGCGGACGTCCAGTGACGGTGACGAGACACCGCTCGCGGTGTACGACGCCATAGGCGGCGTCTGGACTCAGGTAAGGGCCGACGCCGTTCCGGCACCCTGGACCGAGTGA